Proteins encoded in a region of the Vicia villosa cultivar HV-30 ecotype Madison, WI linkage group LG5, Vvil1.0, whole genome shotgun sequence genome:
- the LOC131604308 gene encoding uncharacterized protein LOC131604308, protein KSGLIHLLPKFNGLAGEDPHKHLKEFQVVCSTPLKPEGITEDHIKLRAFPFSLQGAAKDWIYDLEPNSITSWNALKRVFLERYFPASRAASIRKEICGIRKDNESLAEYWDRFKKLVSSCPQHQITEQLLIQYFYEGLLPMDRNILDAASGGALVDKTPAAARALIENMSLNSQQFTTRTNSVQTKGVHQIQGSSNRALETRLDELTALVKQLAVAKPQTATVCGICTAHDHLTDTCPLLKDDTVTELPQAYAANLYNQNRYNNTPDLSTNKYHPNWRNHPNLRYGNQQPSQKQLAVPLPQPHHIPPAATTSGPSLEDLVKQMAVNNLQFQQRTDTSIQTLTTQMGQLATQINNMQAQGSNQLPAQTVVNPNGNANVSAISLRSEKLQKQPLKRIKKSLRKGEILDMFRKVAVNIPLLDVIKQVPRYAKFLKDLCTNKRKVKGSDRVNLGRSISAFIQPEQSVSAISQVLPQKCKDQGTFTIPCTIGDKKFDNCLLDLGAGINVMPTSIYNNLCLGPMQHTCLIVQLANRSNARPTGIVEDVLVQVNDLIFPADFYILDMEGETKSSRAPIILGRPFMKMAKTKVDVDDGTMSMEFGDIVAKFNIFDAMKHPVEEHLVFNIELISELVD, encoded by the exons aaatcgggtttaatacacttgttgccaaagtttaatggtcttgcaggtgaggatccacacaaacatttgaaggaattccaggtggtgtgttctacaccattgaagcctgaagggatcactgaagatcatatcaaacttcgtgcttttcctttttctttgcagggtgcagcgaaggactggatatatgatctcgaaccgaattcaatcacaagctggaatgctctgaagagagtgttcttggagcgatattttcctgcatctagagctgcttcaatccgaaaagagaTATGTGGTATTAGAAAAGATAACGAGTCATTGGCTGAAtactgggataggttcaagaagttagtttcaagctgtcctcaacatcagattaccgaacaacttctcattcagtacttttacgaggggttgttacctatggatagaaacattcttgatgctgctagtggtggagcacttgttgacaaaactccagctgctgccagggccctcattgaaaatatgtccttaaattcccagcagttcaccactcgaaccaattctgtccaaaccaagggtgtacatcaaattcaaggttcctcgaacagagctttagaaaccagacttgatgagctgaccgctttagtcaaacaacttgcagtagcgaaacctcaaacagcaactgtatgtggcatttgtacagctcatgatcatctcactgatacttgtcctcttctgaaagatgatactgttaccgagctgcctcaagcttatgcagccaacctttacaaccagaacaggtacaacaacacccctgacttgtccaccaacaaatatcaccccaattggaggaatcatcccaaccttcgatatggaaatcagcagcccTCACAAAAACAACTCGccgttccattaccccagccacatcacatCCCTCCAGCTGCTACTACTTCCGGGccatccttggaagatcttgttaaacaaatggccgtgaacaaccttcagtttcaacaaagaaccgacactagcattcagaccttgaccacacagatgggacaacttgctactcaaataaataatatgcaagctcaaggttcgaaccaacttccagcacaaactgttgtcaatccgaatggtaatgctaatgtgagcgctatttctttgCGATCCGAAAAGTTACAGAAACAGCccctgaaaagaataaaaaaatcattgag aaaagga gaaattctggatatgttcaggaaagtagcggtaaacattccgcttcttgatgtgattaagcaagttccaaggtatgcaaagtttctgaaggatctgtgtacaaataagagaaaagtgaaaggaagtgacagagtcaacttgggaagaagcatctctgctttcattcagcctgaacaaagtgtttcggccatctctcaggtcttgccacaaaagtgcaaggaccagggaacttttactattccttgtaccattggggataagaaatttgataattgtttgcttgatttaggagcgggcattaatgttatgcctacttctatttataataacctttgccttggtcccatgcagcatacatgtttaatcgttcaactggcgaataggagcaatgcacgtcccaccggcatagtggaagacgtcctcgttcaagttaacgatttaatttttcctgcagatttttacattctggacatggaaggagaaactaagtcaagtagagctcccatcatcttaggcagaccgttcatgaaaatggcgaagacaaaagttgatgttgatgatggaaccatgtccatggaatttggtgacatcgtcgcaaaatttaatatcttcgatgccatgaaacaccctgtggaggagcatttggtttttaatattgagttgatttctgaactagttgat